The following proteins come from a genomic window of Pseudomonas putida:
- a CDS encoding SurA N-terminal domain-containing protein, protein MRILLLCLLLLVAKAGWADSPAARVNGVDIGLLRLERYFSEYLQAQGRAVTSIRNPTLYKRLRSQALDELIDKELLWQEAQRRGIAISDEQVSAQLGEVEAAFSSPALFERRLAEAGFDRAAYADYLHRELAAQQVYAQLSAVAEPTQAEVEAFYQANQERLQGAQNQSDNSSVIREQGLVLARASLISQLQAQSRQAARQRLRESAKVEIAD, encoded by the coding sequence TGCGTATCCTGTTGCTGTGCCTGCTGTTGCTGGTCGCCAAGGCGGGCTGGGCCGATAGCCCGGCGGCGCGGGTCAATGGTGTGGACATCGGGCTGCTGCGCCTGGAACGCTACTTCAGCGAGTATCTGCAGGCACAGGGGCGGGCGGTGACCAGCATCCGCAACCCCACCCTGTACAAGCGTCTGCGCAGCCAGGCCCTGGACGAATTGATCGACAAGGAGTTGCTATGGCAAGAAGCCCAACGCCGCGGTATCGCCATCAGCGATGAACAGGTGTCAGCGCAGCTAGGTGAAGTCGAGGCGGCATTCTCTAGCCCGGCGCTGTTTGAAAGACGGCTTGCAGAGGCAGGGTTCGACCGCGCAGCATACGCTGACTACCTGCACCGGGAGCTGGCAGCGCAACAGGTGTATGCCCAGCTCAGCGCGGTAGCCGAACCCACCCAGGCCGAGGTGGAAGCGTTTTATCAGGCCAACCAAGAGAGACTGCAAGGAGCGCAGAACCAAAGTGATAATTCTTCGGTCATACGCGAACAGGGCCTGGTGCTGGCCAGGGCCTCGCTCATCAGCCAATTGCAGGCGCAGTCGAGGCAAGCGGCGCGCCAACGTTTGCGCGAATCCGCTAAAGTGGAAATCGCTGACTGA
- a CDS encoding response regulator, whose translation MVNRVLVVDDEQTLAQNLQAYLQAQGLEVHVAHDGASGIGLAECLAPDVIVLDYRLPDMEGFQVLETVRKNRQCHFVLITAHPTAEVRERAAELGVTHVLFKPFPLSELARPIFDLMGIERRRRATDNPAEGFVERRQNRNESFPLQLYDGSWVLADRRRNGAKPPGPDDDQLLTGE comes from the coding sequence TTGGTGAACAGAGTATTGGTAGTCGATGACGAACAGACTCTTGCGCAAAACCTGCAAGCGTACCTGCAGGCGCAAGGCCTGGAAGTCCATGTTGCCCACGACGGTGCCAGTGGTATCGGCCTGGCTGAGTGCCTGGCACCGGATGTGATTGTGCTGGATTACCGCTTGCCCGATATGGAGGGTTTTCAGGTACTGGAGACTGTGCGCAAGAACAGGCAGTGCCACTTCGTGCTGATCACCGCCCACCCGACCGCCGAGGTCCGTGAGCGAGCCGCCGAACTTGGCGTGACCCATGTCCTGTTCAAGCCGTTCCCGCTGTCGGAACTGGCGCGCCCGATCTTCGACCTGATGGGCATCGAGCGCCGGCGCAGGGCCACGGACAACCCGGCAGAAGGGTTCGTCGAACGACGCCAGAACAGGAACGAATCGTTCCCCTTGCAGTTGTACGATGGTAGCTGGGTACTGGCCGACCGCCGCCGTAATGGCGCCAAGCCCCCCGGACCCGACGACGACCAACTGCTCACCGGGGAATAG
- a CDS encoding GspE/PulE family protein, producing MAQARLQASGERLLNCLERLACDTPDTFIRRLGSTLHYPVLDSQSLLASTPRFDKISLAQCLKREFVLIEQGGELLGVFADPFDHARLAWIDDVLQGAPLYLAHAADLATFLARHEESFHAVDALDHDAEASSESDPLQRLSLTSISEDQSKVVKLVNSTLYDALKQHASDIHLGMTGQGLTIKYRIDGVLNAAGKASGSAFADQVISRIKVMAELDIGEKRVPQDGRFKVAVGERQIDFRVSIMPSIFGEDAVLRVLDKQDLSDRVSGVQLQALGFADETLRALRRLAAEPYGMILVTGPTGSGKTTTLYAMISEINHGVDKIITIEDPVEYQLPGVLQIPVNEKKGLTFARGLRSILRHDPDKILVGEIRDPDTAQIAVQSALTGHLVFTTIHANNVFDVIGRFSQMQVDPYSFVSALNAVLAQRLIRLACPHCCTPCEADDEILAASGLTREGVQGWTFVRAQGCGQCRGSGYRGRSAIAELLHLDDDLRQMIVERRPLAQIKALACQRGLRLLRASALDLVREGRTTLEEINRVTFIA from the coding sequence ATGGCCCAGGCCCGCCTGCAAGCCAGCGGCGAGCGCCTGCTCAATTGCCTCGAACGCCTCGCCTGCGACACCCCCGACACCTTCATCCGCCGCCTGGGCAGCACCCTGCATTACCCGGTACTGGACAGCCAGAGCCTGTTGGCCAGCACCCCTCGTTTCGACAAAATCAGCCTGGCCCAATGCCTGAAGCGTGAGTTCGTGCTGATAGAGCAGGGCGGTGAACTGCTGGGTGTGTTCGCCGACCCCTTCGACCACGCCCGCCTGGCCTGGATCGACGATGTGCTGCAAGGCGCGCCTTTGTACCTGGCCCACGCCGCTGACCTTGCCACCTTCCTGGCCCGCCACGAAGAAAGCTTTCACGCCGTCGATGCCCTAGATCACGATGCCGAAGCCAGCAGCGAAAGCGACCCGCTGCAACGGCTGTCGCTGACCAGCATCAGCGAAGACCAGAGCAAGGTGGTCAAGCTGGTCAACTCAACCCTTTACGACGCCCTCAAGCAGCACGCCAGCGATATTCACCTGGGCATGACCGGCCAGGGCCTGACCATCAAATACCGCATCGACGGCGTGCTCAACGCGGCCGGCAAGGCCAGTGGCAGCGCCTTCGCCGACCAGGTGATTTCGCGCATCAAGGTCATGGCCGAGCTGGATATCGGTGAAAAGCGCGTGCCCCAGGATGGCCGCTTCAAGGTTGCCGTAGGCGAGCGCCAGATCGACTTCCGGGTGTCGATCATGCCCAGCATCTTCGGTGAAGACGCGGTGCTGCGGGTGCTCGACAAACAGGACCTGTCCGACCGTGTCAGCGGCGTGCAGCTGCAGGCCCTGGGCTTTGCCGATGAAACCCTGCGTGCCTTGCGCCGCCTGGCAGCCGAGCCCTACGGCATGATCCTGGTCACCGGCCCCACCGGCAGCGGCAAGACCACAACCCTGTACGCCATGATCAGCGAGATCAACCACGGTGTGGACAAGATCATCACCATCGAAGACCCGGTCGAGTACCAGTTGCCCGGTGTGCTGCAGATCCCGGTCAACGAGAAGAAGGGCTTGACCTTCGCCCGTGGCCTGCGCTCGATCTTGCGCCACGACCCTGACAAGATCCTGGTCGGCGAAATCCGCGACCCCGATACCGCGCAGATCGCCGTGCAGTCGGCACTCACCGGCCACCTGGTGTTCACCACCATCCACGCCAACAACGTTTTCGATGTGATCGGCCGCTTCAGCCAGATGCAGGTCGACCCCTACAGCTTCGTCTCCGCCCTCAACGCCGTGCTGGCCCAACGCCTGATCCGCCTGGCCTGCCCGCATTGCTGCACGCCGTGCGAGGCCGATGACGAAATTCTGGCCGCCTCCGGCCTTACCCGTGAAGGCGTGCAGGGCTGGACGTTCGTCCGCGCCCAGGGCTGTGGCCAGTGCCGCGGCAGTGGCTACCGCGGCCGCAGCGCCATCGCCGAACTGCTGCACCTGGACGACGACCTGCGGCAAATGATCGTCGAAAGACGCCCGCTGGCGCAGATCAAGGCGCTGGCTTGCCAACGCGGCCTGCGCCTGCTGCGCGCATCCGCCCTGGACCTGGTCCGCGAGGGCCGTACCACGCTTGAGGAGATCAACCGTGTCACATTCATTGCGTGA